One Nocardia huaxiensis genomic window, AGGCCGTCGCACTGCGTGACGCTGGCGCGGAACTGGCGGTGGGCGACCTCGACGACGAGGACTCACTGCGCAAGGCCATGGACGGCGTCCACGGCGTCTTCCTCATGATGACCATGATGGAGGGCGTCAATATCAGCCTGGCGGCCGTGGCGGCCGAGGAGAAGCGCGGACGCCGCATCGCGGAACTGGTTCAGGAACTGGGGATCTCGCACCTGGTGTACAGCTCGCTGAGCGGGGTCGGCCAGAACTCGGGGATCGAATACTACGACGCCAAGGAACACATCGAGGACCGCATCCGCGAACTCGAGTTGCCCGCCACGATCCTGCGGCCGGTGCTGTTCATGGACAATTTCGCCACCTACAACAAGCCCAGCCGCGATGGCGACAACCTGGTGCTGGCGCTGGCGGTCGCCCCCGAGGTGCCGATGCCGCTCATCGCCATCGACGATATCGGGCGGTTCGCGGCGCTGGCCTTCGACCGGCCCGAGGAATTCCTCGGCCGCACGGTGACCATCGCCGGCGATATCCTCACCCCGCCGCAGATCGCCGAAATCCTCGGTAGAGCAGCAGGTTTGACGCCGCGCACCGTCCAGATCCCGCTCGAAC contains:
- a CDS encoding NmrA/HSCARG family protein, which translates into the protein MTTHNAPILVIGATGRQGTATARALLELGRPVRAFVRDPEAPKAVALRDAGAELAVGDLDDEDSLRKAMDGVHGVFLMMTMMEGVNISLAAVAAEEKRGRRIAELVQELGISHLVYSSLSGVGQNSGIEYYDAKEHIEDRIRELELPATILRPVLFMDNFATYNKPSRDGDNLVLALAVAPEVPMPLIAIDDIGRFAALAFDRPEEFLGRTVTIAGDILTPPQIAEILGRAAGLTPRTVQIPLEQLRAFDEQVAKMFAHFNTHPHEPVDLAALRSAHPDLLDLNGFLHATDWKL